A single genomic interval of Haloterrigena salifodinae harbors:
- a CDS encoding TIGR00341 family protein, with translation MRYLEVTVPEGKRGTVLEILEDEGIDYVVSDETSGRGYAAVVRFPVPTRAVEPLLDRLQRAGIGDEASVVVINAETVLSEQFSTLRDRYSQGGQLGARTSRQVLRTKADELTPPFSIYTVMLLISAVVATAGLLADSPAVVIGAMVIAPLLGPALAANVGIVTGDSRLKSTGFRYQIVGVAMVVVASIALATLARLAGLEPAGVDIVVATELEERVAPNLFSLAVALGAGIAGILSLTRGFSEAIVGVMIAAALIPPSAAVGITVAWGMYGAAIGAAVLVIVNLLSINLAALATLWIAGYRPQGLFEVSPTRTPTYTYAAIFGVGLLVLAAPLAGVTLLEFHTTELESAAEDEVDAVLAQPRYDGLEADDVAVELDGDYPIQSVERVVVTVSTRNPEPESELADRLYEEIQAHSDDSLIVEVQYVVAEERGENDEADAQRVTIRTADGT, from the coding sequence ATGCGCTACCTGGAGGTGACAGTGCCCGAGGGGAAGCGAGGGACCGTCCTCGAGATCCTCGAAGACGAGGGGATCGACTACGTCGTCAGCGACGAGACCAGCGGTCGGGGGTACGCCGCCGTCGTCCGGTTTCCGGTTCCGACGCGGGCCGTCGAACCGCTGCTCGACCGACTGCAGCGGGCAGGGATCGGCGACGAAGCCAGCGTCGTCGTGATCAACGCGGAGACGGTCCTCTCCGAGCAGTTCTCGACGCTCCGGGATCGGTACAGCCAGGGCGGCCAGTTGGGCGCGCGCACCTCGAGACAGGTGTTGCGCACGAAGGCCGACGAACTGACGCCCCCGTTTTCGATCTACACCGTCATGCTGCTGATCAGCGCCGTCGTCGCCACCGCCGGGCTGCTGGCCGACTCGCCGGCGGTCGTGATCGGCGCGATGGTCATCGCGCCCCTGCTCGGGCCGGCCCTCGCCGCCAACGTCGGCATCGTCACCGGCGACAGCCGCCTCAAGTCGACCGGCTTCAGGTACCAGATCGTCGGCGTGGCGATGGTCGTCGTCGCCTCGATCGCCCTCGCCACGCTCGCCCGGCTGGCCGGCCTCGAGCCGGCGGGGGTCGACATCGTCGTCGCTACCGAACTCGAGGAGCGGGTCGCGCCCAACCTGTTCTCGCTCGCGGTCGCCCTCGGTGCCGGCATCGCCGGTATCCTGAGTCTCACACGGGGGTTCTCGGAGGCGATCGTCGGCGTCATGATCGCCGCGGCGCTCATTCCGCCGTCGGCCGCGGTCGGGATCACGGTCGCCTGGGGGATGTACGGCGCGGCGATCGGCGCCGCCGTCCTCGTGATCGTCAACCTCCTGTCGATCAACCTCGCCGCGCTGGCCACCCTGTGGATCGCCGGCTACCGTCCGCAGGGCCTGTTCGAGGTCTCACCAACGCGGACGCCGACCTACACCTACGCGGCGATCTTCGGTGTCGGACTGCTGGTGCTCGCGGCGCCGCTGGCCGGCGTCACCCTGCTCGAGTTCCACACAACCGAACTCGAGTCGGCGGCCGAAGACGAGGTCGACGCGGTGCTCGCGCAACCGCGGTACGACGGCCTCGAGGCGGACGACGTCGCGGTCGAACTCGACGGCGACTACCCGATCCAGTCGGTCGAGCGGGTCGTCGTCACCGTCAGCACTCGGAATCCGGAACCGGAGTCGGAGCTGGCGGATCGGCTCTACGAGGAGATCCAAGCCCACAGCGACGACTCCCTGATCGTCGAGGTGCAGTACGTCGTCGCCGAGGAGCGCGGCGAGAACGACGAGGCCGACGCTCAGCGGGTGACGATCCGGACCGCCGACGGGACGTGA
- a CDS encoding MFS transporter, with protein MTNDETERPDSRRSWLVAVAGAIGMVFTFGTPFSYGILRQPFSEAFAVSPVALSTVFSIMLFTFFIGAGVVGVFAARLPARPLLLACTAVTAAIAPALFFTESYLGLSLVFALLGLALGTVYVLLASIVPRWFDERRGAATGLIFVGNGLGLFLLPPIWQAVIARFGVRRGFAAVMAATAVAFLLAGIACRRPPWTDGTTDSSGDVLEWIGRLAGTRTFQLLFVGIALAFSWYQLLAAFAIDLFAARGLTVAGASTAFGLVGGVSIISRIGGGYIADSVGARRAFLASLVSAAAGVLLLFAPQFPVLAVGVFLLGIGLGGTATLYIPLLLGIYGADRGTAIVGTFNVAIGTSALAMPPLGTASVAYTDGYALAVALTFVVTVASFWAISVGTRRS; from the coding sequence GTGACGAACGACGAGACGGAGCGGCCCGATAGCCGACGGAGTTGGCTCGTGGCAGTCGCCGGCGCGATCGGCATGGTGTTCACGTTCGGTACGCCGTTTTCCTACGGGATCCTGCGGCAGCCGTTCAGCGAGGCGTTCGCCGTTTCGCCGGTCGCGCTCTCGACGGTCTTCTCGATCATGCTGTTTACCTTCTTCATCGGCGCCGGCGTAGTCGGCGTCTTCGCCGCGCGACTGCCGGCCCGCCCGCTGTTGCTCGCCTGTACGGCCGTCACTGCTGCGATCGCGCCCGCGCTGTTCTTCACGGAGTCGTATCTCGGGTTGAGTCTCGTGTTCGCGCTGCTCGGCCTCGCGCTCGGGACAGTGTACGTCCTGCTCGCGTCGATCGTCCCGCGCTGGTTCGACGAGCGACGGGGCGCCGCGACGGGACTGATCTTCGTCGGCAATGGCCTGGGACTGTTTCTCCTGCCGCCGATCTGGCAGGCCGTCATCGCCCGATTCGGCGTCCGTCGTGGGTTCGCCGCCGTCATGGCGGCGACCGCGGTTGCGTTCCTCCTCGCCGGGATCGCGTGCCGACGCCCGCCGTGGACGGACGGCACGACGGACTCGAGCGGCGACGTCCTCGAGTGGATCGGCCGGCTGGCCGGAACGCGGACGTTCCAACTGCTGTTCGTCGGCATCGCGCTCGCGTTCTCGTGGTACCAGCTGCTCGCCGCGTTCGCGATCGACCTCTTTGCCGCCCGCGGGCTGACGGTCGCCGGAGCCTCGACGGCGTTCGGACTCGTCGGCGGCGTCAGCATCATCTCGCGGATCGGCGGCGGCTACATCGCCGACAGCGTCGGGGCCAGACGGGCGTTTCTTGCCTCGCTCGTGTCCGCGGCCGCCGGCGTCCTGTTGCTGTTCGCCCCGCAGTTCCCGGTGCTCGCCGTCGGCGTCTTCCTGCTCGGAATCGGGCTCGGCGGGACGGCGACGCTGTACATCCCGCTGCTGCTGGGGATCTACGGCGCCGACAGGGGGACTGCCATCGTCGGCACGTTCAACGTCGCCATCGGAACCAGCGCGCTGGCGATGCCGCCGCTCGGGACCGCGAGTGTCGCGTACACTGACGGCTACGCCCTCGCCGTCGCCCTCACGTTCGTTGTCACCGTCGCCTCCTTCTGGGCGATCTCGGTCGGCACGCGTCGTTCCTGA
- the ygfZ gene encoding CAF17-like 4Fe-4S cluster assembly/insertion protein YgfZ — MTIIEAIHSEHGAAFGERDGRTIVEHFGRPERTHRAVRNGVGLIEMAYGVVVVEGDDRLEYVDNVVSNRVPAEDGQGCYALVLDPQGGIEIELYIYNAGERLLLFTPPSTAEPLVEDWSEKVFIQDVDIRLATDDYAVFGIHGPTATEKVASVLNGAASPDERYSFVRGTMGDEGVTVIRTDALTGEESYEVICAADAAADVYDILETQGLNAAPFGYRTFESLALEAGSPLFETELEGTLPNVLGLRNALDWKKGCYVGQEVVSRVENRGQPSRKLVGLTLEGAASGDEGESPAVPDAAAAVFDGDATVGEVTRAGESPLLEEVIALAVVDYGLESDALTVRVDGEEVPAMVTELPFVEGSDRSDRLPAYQ; from the coding sequence ATGACCATTATCGAGGCGATTCATTCGGAGCACGGGGCCGCGTTCGGCGAGCGCGACGGCCGGACGATCGTCGAACACTTCGGCCGCCCGGAACGGACCCACCGGGCGGTCCGCAACGGCGTCGGTCTGATCGAGATGGCCTACGGCGTCGTCGTGGTCGAGGGCGACGATCGACTCGAGTACGTCGATAACGTCGTCTCGAACCGCGTGCCGGCCGAGGACGGTCAGGGCTGTTACGCGCTCGTCCTCGACCCGCAGGGCGGGATCGAGATCGAACTCTACATCTACAACGCGGGCGAGCGACTGCTCCTCTTCACGCCGCCCTCGACGGCCGAGCCGCTGGTCGAGGACTGGTCCGAGAAGGTATTCATCCAGGACGTCGACATCCGCCTCGCGACCGACGACTACGCTGTCTTCGGGATCCACGGTCCGACGGCAACCGAGAAGGTCGCCAGCGTTCTCAACGGCGCCGCCTCGCCCGACGAGCGCTACTCGTTCGTCCGCGGGACGATGGGTGACGAGGGCGTGACCGTCATCCGCACCGACGCGCTGACCGGCGAGGAGAGCTACGAGGTTATCTGTGCGGCCGACGCCGCCGCGGACGTCTACGACATCCTCGAGACCCAGGGCCTCAACGCCGCCCCCTTCGGCTACCGCACGTTCGAGAGCCTCGCGCTTGAGGCCGGCTCCCCCCTCTTCGAGACCGAACTCGAGGGGACGCTCCCGAACGTGCTCGGCCTGCGCAACGCTCTGGACTGGAAGAAGGGCTGTTACGTCGGCCAGGAGGTCGTCTCCCGCGTCGAGAACCGCGGTCAGCCGAGCCGAAAACTGGTCGGGCTGACGCTCGAGGGCGCTGCGAGCGGCGACGAGGGCGAATCGCCAGCGGTTCCTGACGCTGCCGCCGCCGTCTTCGACGGCGACGCCACCGTCGGCGAGGTGACCCGTGCCGGTGAGAGCCCGCTGCTCGAGGAGGTCATCGCGCTCGCCGTCGTCGACTACGGCCTCGAGAGCGACGCGCTGACGGTTCGGGTCGACGGCGAGGAGGTCCCCGCGATGGTGACCGAGTTGCCGTTCGTCGAGGGGTCGGATCGATCGGATCGCCTGCCCGCGTACCAGTAA
- a CDS encoding DUF6432 family protein, which produces MRAKREYRDRTRTQVAVLDALVDRADEGMSVFELRAAVEVDIDELETALSTLKQDGLIVVESGGSETVIKPDEQVIPEAPTDENEDQTIGEWLRDRFPF; this is translated from the coding sequence ATGAGAGCAAAGCGGGAGTACCGGGATCGAACGAGGACGCAGGTGGCGGTACTCGACGCGCTCGTCGATCGGGCCGACGAGGGCATGAGCGTCTTCGAACTCCGGGCGGCGGTCGAAGTCGATATCGACGAACTCGAGACGGCGCTCTCGACGCTCAAGCAGGACGGGCTGATCGTCGTCGAATCCGGCGGCAGCGAGACCGTCATCAAGCCCGACGAGCAGGTGATCCCCGAGGCGCCGACCGACGAGAACGAGGACCAGACGATCGGCGAGTGGCTTCGCGATCGATTCCCCTTTTGA
- a CDS encoding DUF7093 family protein: protein MALRCSLLGHDYGDPEVEREREERGSEVVVTVQEFEECARCGDRNVLSENTEVTSLSAVTDADSLPPEPEPETAIPDSDAEAVEPPTGAADEVAFSDDGDDDFIDAEADEPAAAADESTDDFDVPTDENGDPVTDDGEILDDDDDDPFSADRERDHGEWPDSDDVGPPVGSENEPSEWPDSDEDGDREDDAPIDAELKDPVEPNEPVTDDAVVLEDDTGTVSGRRGESTAAADARSVTAEPPNAPETQVSADAGPATGDESAEDGAASGSGIERAGSAPTPSQSDGPHEDVPTEFYCPRCDFVSDGNRGSLRAGDICPDCRKGYLSERERR from the coding sequence ATGGCCCTTCGATGTTCGTTGCTCGGACACGACTACGGTGACCCCGAAGTCGAACGCGAGCGCGAAGAACGGGGCAGCGAGGTCGTCGTAACCGTCCAGGAGTTCGAAGAGTGTGCCCGCTGTGGCGACCGAAACGTCCTCAGCGAGAACACGGAGGTCACGAGCCTCTCCGCCGTGACGGACGCCGATTCGCTCCCCCCCGAGCCCGAACCCGAAACAGCGATACCCGACAGCGACGCCGAGGCTGTCGAACCACCGACCGGCGCGGCCGACGAGGTCGCCTTCAGCGACGACGGTGACGACGACTTCATCGACGCCGAAGCAGACGAACCGGCGGCAGCCGCGGACGAGTCGACCGACGACTTCGACGTGCCGACCGACGAGAACGGCGACCCCGTGACCGACGACGGGGAGATCCTCGACGATGATGACGACGATCCCTTCTCTGCCGACCGCGAGCGCGACCACGGCGAGTGGCCCGACTCCGATGACGTCGGTCCGCCCGTCGGAAGCGAGAACGAGCCCTCGGAGTGGCCCGACTCCGACGAGGACGGCGACCGCGAGGACGACGCCCCGATCGACGCCGAACTCAAGGACCCGGTCGAACCCAACGAGCCGGTGACCGACGACGCGGTCGTCCTCGAGGACGACACCGGGACCGTCTCCGGCAGGCGAGGCGAGTCGACCGCAGCGGCCGACGCCAGATCCGTGACCGCGGAGCCGCCGAACGCACCCGAAACGCAGGTGTCGGCCGACGCGGGCCCAGCGACGGGCGACGAGTCGGCCGAGGACGGAGCCGCCTCGGGAAGCGGAATTGAACGAGCGGGGTCGGCGCCGACGCCAAGCCAGAGTGACGGGCCGCACGAGGACGTCCCGACCGAGTTCTACTGTCCGCGGTGCGACTTCGTCTCGGACGGCAACCGGGGGTCGCTGCGCGCCGGCGACATCTGCCCCGACTGCCGAAAGGGATACCTCAGCGAACGGGAACGCCGCTGA
- a CDS encoding DUF5611 family protein, translating into MKEYKMRRGEYLEERIPDMESTVEEYFGPITGTEEYKGSDLYVIGEPDNPVFEKIVVGTVEYSGKKDKLAVEFYERDPTELGPEELEAAADAVDVKNDFLLEATARDAKARRDSLKRSVEDDPDHDF; encoded by the coding sequence ATGAAGGAGTACAAGATGCGACGCGGTGAGTATCTCGAGGAGCGAATCCCCGATATGGAGTCGACGGTCGAGGAGTACTTCGGCCCCATCACGGGGACCGAGGAGTACAAGGGGAGCGATCTCTACGTCATCGGCGAACCCGACAACCCCGTCTTCGAGAAGATCGTCGTCGGAACCGTCGAGTACTCCGGGAAGAAGGACAAACTCGCCGTCGAGTTCTACGAGCGCGACCCGACGGAGCTCGGCCCCGAGGAGCTCGAGGCCGCCGCCGACGCCGTCGACGTCAAAAACGACTTCCTGCTCGAGGCGACCGCCCGAGACGCCAAGGCCCGCCGCGACTCGCTGAAACGGTCCGTCGAAGACGATCCGGATCACGACTTCTAA
- a CDS encoding heme-binding protein codes for MERRQPPQTEEGWYVLHDFRSIDWDAWRDAPERRRSQAIEEGIEYLSAAESVADAEEGESATFAVLGHKADLLVLHLRPTLADLDALERRFEGTALAEFTERADSYLSVTEVSGYMSQEFFDEDAEVEDTGMARYIETRLKPEIPDSEFLSFYPMDKRREPEDNWYDLPFDERAEHLSSHGDIGRDYAGRVTQIISGSIGLDDFEWGVTLFGDDPTDVKELLYEMRFDPSSSRFAEFGRFLSARRFPPEDLGAFLAGERIPREGDESHGEHPHAGGESGGHHHGDSGGHHGDSAGHHGDSSSSGRGDHGGSGGPHGDDDEDLRSELEDMGVYAGQPHGEDVHAVVLYSAADAEKLFEEVDGLRGNFDHYDTHVKTAVYEPQVGGDDGETAVVSLWETERAASTAAGFLADLPDIVRQAGDDEGDSWGTMGMFYSVKPEHRGDFVGTFEEAGELLAEMDGHRKTDLLINREDENDMFIASRWDSREDAMQFFRSDAFSEAVEFGRDVLTDRPRHVFLA; via the coding sequence ATGGAACGACGGCAGCCGCCACAGACCGAAGAGGGCTGGTACGTCCTGCACGATTTCCGCTCGATCGACTGGGACGCCTGGCGAGACGCCCCCGAACGCCGGCGCTCGCAAGCGATCGAGGAGGGAATCGAGTATCTCTCCGCCGCCGAGTCGGTCGCGGACGCCGAGGAAGGCGAATCGGCGACGTTCGCGGTGCTCGGCCACAAGGCCGACCTTCTCGTTCTCCACCTCCGCCCGACGCTGGCCGACCTCGACGCGTTAGAGCGCCGGTTCGAAGGGACGGCACTGGCGGAGTTCACCGAGCGCGCTGATTCCTACCTCTCGGTGACGGAGGTCTCGGGCTACATGTCCCAGGAGTTCTTCGACGAGGACGCGGAGGTCGAGGACACCGGCATGGCGCGCTACATCGAAACCCGGCTCAAACCCGAGATTCCCGACAGCGAGTTCCTGAGCTTCTACCCGATGGACAAGCGCCGCGAGCCGGAGGACAACTGGTACGATCTGCCCTTCGACGAGCGCGCCGAGCACCTCTCCTCGCACGGCGACATCGGCCGGGACTACGCCGGCCGGGTCACCCAGATCATCTCCGGCAGCATCGGCCTCGACGACTTCGAGTGGGGCGTCACCCTGTTCGGCGACGATCCGACCGACGTGAAGGAACTCCTCTACGAGATGCGTTTCGATCCCTCGAGCTCTCGGTTCGCCGAGTTCGGCCGGTTCCTCTCGGCCCGCCGGTTCCCGCCGGAAGATCTCGGCGCGTTCCTCGCGGGCGAGCGGATCCCCCGGGAGGGCGACGAGTCCCACGGCGAGCATCCGCACGCCGGCGGCGAGAGCGGCGGTCATCACCACGGCGACTCCGGTGGCCATCACGGGGACTCCGCCGGTCACCACGGTGACTCGAGTTCCAGCGGCCGCGGCGACCATGGTGGCTCCGGCGGTCCGCACGGCGACGACGACGAAGATCTCCGCAGCGAACTCGAGGACATGGGCGTCTACGCCGGCCAGCCCCACGGCGAGGACGTCCACGCGGTCGTGCTCTACTCCGCGGCCGACGCCGAGAAACTGTTCGAGGAGGTCGACGGTCTCCGCGGTAACTTCGATCACTACGATACGCACGTGAAGACGGCTGTCTATGAACCCCAGGTGGGCGGTGACGACGGCGAAACCGCAGTTGTCAGCCTCTGGGAGACTGAACGGGCCGCGAGCACCGCAGCGGGGTTCCTCGCTGATCTGCCCGATATCGTCCGACAGGCCGGCGACGACGAGGGCGACTCCTGGGGCACGATGGGGATGTTCTACTCCGTCAAGCCCGAACACCGCGGGGACTTTGTCGGCACCTTCGAGGAGGCCGGCGAACTGCTCGCGGAGATGGACGGCCACCGAAAGACGGACCTCCTGATCAACCGCGAGGACGAAAACGACATGTTCATCGCCAGCCGCTGGGATTCCCGCGAGGACGCCATGCAGTTCTTCCGCAGCGACGCCTTCTCGGAGGCCGTCGAGTTCGGCCGCGACGTCTTGACCGACCGGCCGCGCCACGTCTTCCTGGCCTGA
- a CDS encoding PadR family transcriptional regulator: MRKSGPPKGLIAYLVLELLEEKPRYGYEILKEIREISGGHWEPSYGSVYPILYKFEEKGWAERIDREDEPDRKYFELTEAGSAELADRRESCAEKARDFADVILGFFHVYAAFSTDERFEIPDRDGEWRFDETCSAWIVEQLARHHERYFDAAFERIEATPEEFSVRHGITTDSDEGTPTDAGDASDAETE; the protein is encoded by the coding sequence ATGCGGAAAAGTGGGCCGCCGAAAGGACTCATCGCCTATCTCGTTCTCGAGCTACTCGAGGAAAAGCCCCGCTACGGCTACGAGATCTTGAAGGAGATCCGCGAGATCAGCGGCGGCCACTGGGAACCGTCCTACGGCTCGGTCTACCCCATCCTCTACAAGTTCGAAGAGAAGGGGTGGGCCGAGCGGATCGACCGTGAGGACGAACCCGATCGGAAGTACTTCGAGCTCACCGAGGCGGGCTCCGCGGAGCTCGCGGATCGGCGGGAGAGCTGCGCCGAGAAGGCCCGCGACTTCGCCGACGTCATCCTGGGCTTCTTTCACGTCTACGCGGCGTTCTCGACCGACGAGCGGTTCGAGATCCCCGACCGAGACGGCGAGTGGCGCTTCGACGAGACCTGCAGCGCGTGGATCGTCGAACAGCTCGCCCGCCACCACGAACGCTACTTCGACGCCGCGTTCGAGCGCATCGAAGCGACGCCCGAGGAGTTCTCCGTGCGCCACGGTATCACGACGGATTCGGACGAGGGGACGCCGACCGACGCCGGCGACGCCTCGGACGCCGAGACGGAGTGA